The following proteins come from a genomic window of candidate division TA06 bacterium:
- a CDS encoding isoprenyl transferase — protein MKISIAGTTHQLKRLPAHLAVIMDGNGRWAKKRGLPRLAGHRAGMKSVKTIVNASGEIGIKYLTLYAFSVENWLRSKPEVSGLMKILREYLIKEVDELDAKGVKIIATGRTADLEDNARRILEESITRTKDNKGLALNLALSYGGRAEMVDAFKKMSHDLFAHKIQADRIDEKLIQQYLYHPEVPDPDLIIRTSGESRLSNFLIWQAAYAEYYFTEALWPDFGEDDLYRALVEYQQRERRFGRV, from the coding sequence ATGAAGATTTCAATCGCAGGGACGACCCATCAATTGAAGCGCCTGCCGGCGCACCTGGCGGTGATCATGGACGGCAACGGGCGCTGGGCCAAGAAGCGCGGCCTGCCGCGGCTGGCCGGCCACCGGGCCGGGATGAAATCTGTCAAGACCATCGTCAACGCCAGCGGCGAGATAGGCATCAAGTACCTGACCCTCTATGCTTTTTCGGTGGAGAACTGGCTGCGGTCCAAGCCTGAGGTCTCCGGACTGATGAAGATCTTAAGGGAATACCTGATAAAAGAGGTGGACGAACTGGACGCCAAGGGGGTCAAAATAATCGCCACCGGCCGCACCGCCGACCTGGAGGACAACGCCCGCCGGATACTGGAGGAATCAATAACCCGCACCAAAGACAATAAGGGTTTGGCGCTGAACCTGGCCCTGTCTTACGGGGGCCGGGCCGAGATGGTGGACGCGTTCAAGAAGATGTCCCATGATCTTTTCGCCCACAAGATACAGGCCGACCGGATAGACGAGAAGCTGATCCAACAATACCTTTACCACCCGGAGGTGCCGGACCCGGACCTGATCATCAGGACCTCGGGCGAGAGCAGGCTTTCCAACTTCCTGATCTGGCAGGCGGCCTATGCCGAGTATTATTTCACCGAAGCGCTTTGGCCGGATTTCGGGGAAGATGACCTGTACCGGGCGTTGGTGGAGTATCAGCAAAGGGAGAGAAGGTTCGGGAGGGTGTAG
- a CDS encoding 4Fe-4S binding protein produces MPFVIGDECIACGSCVDSCPNGAIVEGEDKFEITEDCVDCGACVDACPVNAIKET; encoded by the coding sequence ATGCCATTTGTGATCGGCGACGAGTGCATAGCCTGTGGCAGCTGTGTGGATTCCTGCCCCAACGGCGCCATAGTGGAAGGCGAGGACAAGTTTGAGATAACCGAGGATTGCGTGGATTGCGGAGCCTGCGTGGACGCCTGCCCGGTAAATGCCATCAAGGAAACTTAA
- the frr gene encoding ribosome recycling factor encodes MLQKVYQDLGHKMDKAAGVLKNEFAGIRTGRANPALLEGIKVLSYGALTPLNQVAGISAPEPRLLLIQPWDKGLLGEIEKAIMKSDLGLTPANDGKVIRLPIPTLTEERRHDLVKVVKKMAEESKVAVRNIRRESNEEVKKLEKDKKISEDESKNAHDKIQAMTDKHIAQLEELLKKKEKEIVDV; translated from the coding sequence ATGCTGCAGAAGGTTTATCAGGATTTAGGACACAAAATGGACAAGGCGGCCGGGGTTCTAAAAAACGAATTCGCTGGGATCCGCACCGGGCGGGCCAACCCGGCCCTGCTGGAGGGGATCAAAGTGTTAAGCTACGGTGCCCTGACGCCGTTGAACCAGGTGGCCGGGATCTCGGCGCCCGAGCCCCGGCTGCTGCTGATCCAGCCCTGGGACAAGGGGCTACTGGGCGAGATCGAAAAGGCCATCATGAAGTCGGATCTGGGACTGACCCCGGCCAACGACGGCAAGGTCATCCGGCTGCCCATCCCCACCCTGACCGAGGAGAGGCGCCACGACCTGGTGAAGGTAGTCAAAAAGATGGCCGAGGAAAGCAAGGTGGCCGTCCGTAACATCCGCCGGGAGTCCAACGAAGAGGTCAAGAAGCTGGAGAAAGACAAGAAGATCTCGGAGGATGAAAGCAAGAATGCCCACGATAAGATCCAGGCGATGACCGACAAGCACATCGCCCAGTTGGAAGAGCTGCTGAAGAAAAAAGAAAAAGAAATCGTGGATGTATAA
- a CDS encoding UMP kinase, translating to MLKPSLKYQRILLKLSGETLGGAAGQGLDIPSVERIAGEVLAAKELGISVGVVLGGGNLMRGGCLKCDGIPRVTADNIGMLGTVINSLALQSILEHLGCQTRVMTAVDMPKFAEPYIRRRALRHLDKGRVVIMAAGTGNPYFSTDTAAALRAVEIGAQAIFKGTKVDGVYDSDPLKNKSAKRYDTLSYEKVLADQLKVLDATAVSLCRENAMPIIVFNLSHPGTIKKILLGENLGTTVKE from the coding sequence ATATTGAAGCCGTCTCTTAAATATCAAAGGATATTACTGAAGCTTTCCGGAGAGACCTTGGGCGGCGCGGCCGGCCAGGGTCTGGACATTCCATCGGTGGAGCGGATAGCCGGGGAGGTGCTGGCGGCCAAAGAGCTGGGGATATCGGTGGGCGTGGTGCTGGGCGGTGGGAACCTGATGCGGGGCGGCTGCCTGAAATGCGACGGCATACCCCGGGTGACAGCCGACAACATCGGGATGCTGGGAACCGTCATCAACTCGCTGGCTTTGCAAAGCATCCTGGAGCACCTGGGCTGCCAGACCCGGGTGATGACCGCCGTGGACATGCCCAAATTCGCCGAGCCTTATATCCGGCGAAGGGCTTTGCGCCATCTGGACAAGGGCCGGGTGGTGATCATGGCGGCCGGCACCGGCAATCCTTATTTTTCTACCGACACCGCCGCCGCCCTGAGGGCGGTGGAGATCGGGGCCCAGGCCATCTTCAAGGGCACCAAGGTGGACGGCGTATACGACAGCGATCCCTTGAAGAACAAATCCGCCAAGCGCTATGATACCTTAAGCTACGAGAAGGTGCTGGCCGACCAATTGAAGGTCCTGGACGCCACCGCGGTCTCGTTGTGCCGGGAAAACGCCATGCCCATCATAGTATTCAATCTTAGCCACCCCGGGACCATTAAAAAAATATTACTGGGAGAAAACCTGGGAACAACAGTTAAGGAGTGA
- a CDS encoding elongation factor Ts, giving the protein MSFTAEDVKKLREKTGVGMMVCKEALTASKGNMDEAVEYLRKKGLAMAEKKAGRATADGLIEIATAPDGKSAVMIEVNCETDFVAKTEQFKELSKSLSQWALRQPKESMTAADLAPEQVEQIKQTIVKVGENVQFKRGEKIQSQAGLVEGYLHLGSKLGVLVELDGGNSPEIKALARDLAMQVAASSPQWLSRKQVPAEVLEKEKAIYQEQVRGAGKPENVVEKIVTGKIEKFHSEVCLLEQAYVKDPQKNVEAMVRETAAKAGATLEVKRFVRFRLGE; this is encoded by the coding sequence ATGTCCTTTACTGCCGAAGACGTAAAAAAACTCAGGGAAAAGACCGGGGTCGGGATGATGGTCTGCAAGGAGGCCCTGACCGCCTCCAAGGGGAACATGGACGAGGCCGTGGAGTACCTGCGCAAAAAGGGCCTGGCCATGGCCGAGAAGAAAGCCGGCCGGGCCACCGCCGACGGGCTGATAGAGATCGCCACCGCTCCCGACGGAAAATCCGCCGTCATGATCGAAGTAAACTGCGAGACCGATTTCGTAGCCAAGACCGAACAGTTCAAAGAATTGTCCAAAAGCCTGTCCCAATGGGCGCTCCGGCAGCCCAAAGAATCCATGACCGCCGCGGATCTTGCCCCGGAGCAGGTGGAGCAGATAAAACAGACCATCGTCAAGGTAGGCGAGAACGTCCAGTTCAAGCGGGGGGAAAAGATCCAAAGCCAGGCCGGCCTGGTGGAAGGCTATCTGCACCTGGGCAGCAAGCTGGGGGTGCTGGTGGAACTGGACGGAGGCAACTCGCCCGAGATCAAAGCCCTGGCCCGGGATCTGGCCATGCAGGTGGCGGCTTCTTCGCCCCAGTGGCTTTCCCGGAAGCAGGTTCCGGCCGAGGTGCTGGAAAAGGAAAAGGCCATCTACCAGGAGCAGGTGCGGGGCGCCGGCAAGCCGGAGAACGTGGTGGAAAAAATAGTGACCGGCAAGATCGAAAAGTTCCACTCCGAGGTCTGCCTGCTGGAGCAGGCCTATGTCAAGGATCCCCAAAAGAACGTGGAGGCCATGGTCAGGGAAACGGCTGCCAAGGCCGGAGCTACCCTGGAAGTCAAGCGCTTTGTCCGCTTCCGCCTGGGGGAATAA